The DNA sequence CCGCGGACGGCCCGATGCCTCAGACGAGGGAGCACGTGCTTCTCGCCCGTCAGGTGAACGTTCCCGCCCTGGTGGTCTTCATGAACAAGGTCGACATGGTCGACGACGACGAGCTTCTGGACCTCGTCGAGATGGAGATCAGAGAGCTTCTGGATAAATACGAGTTCCCCGGAGACGACGTGCCGATAGTCAGGGGTTCCGCACTGAAGGTTCTCGAGGAGAGCGACGGCGGCAGGGAGAGCGAGTGGAGCAAGGACATCTGGGCGCTCATGCAGGCCTGTGACGACTACTTCCCCGATCCCGTTCGCGAGACCGACAAGCCCTTCCTCATGCCCATCGAGGACGTCTTCACCATCACCGGTCGCGGAACCGTCGTAACCGGAAGGGTGGAGCAGGGAGTTATCCACTCCGGTGACGAGGTGGAGATAGTCGGAATCAGGGACACCCAGAAGACCGTTGCGACCTCTCTCGAGATGTTCCGCAAGATCCTGGACGAGGCTCTTGCTGGAGACAACGTAGGAGTTCTCCTTCGCGGAACTGGCAAGGACGACGTCGAGCGCGGCCAGGTACTGTCCAAGCCGGGATCGATCAAGCCTCACACCAAGTTCAAGGCCGAGGTCTACGTTTTAAAGAAGGAAGAGGGCGGACGTCATACGCCGTTCTTCAAGGGCTACAAGCCTCAGTTCTACTTCCGTACCACCGACATAACCGGAGCCATCGAGCTTCCCGAGGGAGTGGAGATGGTAATGCCCGGAGACAACGCCACCTTCAGGGTGGAGCTTATCCACCCGATCGCTATGGACACCGGTCTTCGCTTCGCTATCCGTGAGGGCGGCCACACCGTAGGTGCCGGCGTCGTTACCGAGATTCTCGAGTAACCTGGAGGTTTCGCCGTGTCCAAGAAGATCCGCATCCGTCTGAAGGCCTTCGATCACAAGGTCCTCGACACGTCCGCCGCTCAGATAGCCGAGACGGCGGATAGAAGCGGGGCAAGGGTCTCCGGCCCGATCCCCCTTCCCACGGAGATCAACAAGTTCTGTATCCTCAAGTCCCCCCACGTGGACAAGGACGCGAGAGAGCAGTTTGAGATGAGAACCCATAAGAGGCTGATCGACATCATCGATCCCAATCAGAAGACGATGGACGCCCTTATGCAGCTGAATCTTCCCTCTGGAGTAGACATTCAGATCAAGCTTTAGTGGGAAGCTCTGAGCAAAGGAGTGAAATAATATGAGTCTTGGTATCCTGGGGCAGAAACTGGGCATGACCCAGATCTACAACGAAGAGGGCCAGGCCGTTCCCGTAACGGTAGTCGAGGCCGGACCTTGTCCGGTTTTGGCGGTTAGGACCGAGGAGAAGAACGGCTACGATGCCATTCTTCTCGGGTTCGGTAAGGTCAAGCCCCGAAAGGTCACGAAACCCCTCAAGGGTTTCTTCGACAAAGCGCAGAGTGAGGCCAAGCGCTGGCTCAAGGAGTTCCGGATCTCCAACGCTTCGGATTACGAAGTCGGAAATTCCGTGGACGTAGCTATCTTTGAGGCTGGCGAGAAGGTCGACGCCACCGGGGTCAGCAAAGGTAAGGGTTTCGCCGGAGTAATAAAGAGATACAATTTCGGCGGAGCTCCTGCGAGCCACGGTGTGTCGAAAACCCA is a window from the Dethiosulfovibrio russensis genome containing:
- the rpsJ gene encoding 30S ribosomal protein S10 — encoded protein: MSKKIRIRLKAFDHKVLDTSAAQIAETADRSGARVSGPIPLPTEINKFCILKSPHVDKDAREQFEMRTHKRLIDIIDPNQKTMDALMQLNLPSGVDIQIKL
- the rplC gene encoding 50S ribosomal protein L3, whose amino-acid sequence is MSLGILGQKLGMTQIYNEEGQAVPVTVVEAGPCPVLAVRTEEKNGYDAILLGFGKVKPRKVTKPLKGFFDKAQSEAKRWLKEFRISNASDYEVGNSVDVAIFEAGEKVDATGVSKGKGFAGVIKRYNFGGAPASHGVSKTHRKPNSSGASSYPSHVFKGKTMPGQLGNEQVTVKNLTVVAVDVENNLVLVKGAIPGAKNGLVLLHKKG
- the tuf gene encoding elongation factor Tu — protein: MAKEKFERTKPHLNIGTIGHIDHGKTTLTAAISKSLSTEGFADFTKFEDIDKAPEERERGITINIAHIEYQTDKRHYAHIDCPGHADYIKNMITGAAQMDGAILVVSAADGPMPQTREHVLLARQVNVPALVVFMNKVDMVDDDELLDLVEMEIRELLDKYEFPGDDVPIVRGSALKVLEESDGGRESEWSKDIWALMQACDDYFPDPVRETDKPFLMPIEDVFTITGRGTVVTGRVEQGVIHSGDEVEIVGIRDTQKTVATSLEMFRKILDEALAGDNVGVLLRGTGKDDVERGQVLSKPGSIKPHTKFKAEVYVLKKEEGGRHTPFFKGYKPQFYFRTTDITGAIELPEGVEMVMPGDNATFRVELIHPIAMDTGLRFAIREGGHTVGAGVVTEILE